The sequence GACAGAAAGATTTCCCAAAAACACCACTCAAGACCGATGGCAGTCTGCAagtgttttctctctcccttccctcGTCCATCTTGTCAGCCGCCGACACTTAGCGCACAGGATGGAAGGGCTCGACAATCTCTGCAAAGGTCTTTTTTTCTTGGGAGAtaagagaaatagagagaaacCATTTGATACATGggtcatgtttttaaaaagctacAGAAAACACTACAGAAAGTAAGCCACAAACTACAAAGCATGGGGCTTCCTAGTCTCGccttgccagaccttcctccacagcgccgtggaggagggtctggctagttcacacagcattctgggatgagagaaaaacctgctctcgtttattggtatttcttcaaaccaatcaggatcgtcttgggtggcgctaagcccCGGACACAgtgacggtgcctctgctaaatagtctcaggaaggaagttgttttggaggaacatgtgtacgttcagaagtagttttagtcgtcagaACACACAGAAAACTCAGAGCACTGCATGCTTCTAATATTAAATAAACGGGTGGATGAAGTGGGGCTAATTAGTGTACTTCCCCGACCATAATATCTATCAAATATCAAGAAACGTGCATCAAAGATTAATTCTTTCTTTGGTTCTTGTGTCTCACTTACCCTTTGCTGCAAATTCCTCTGGGTGGAGTCTGACGTACTCGTTCATATCTCGATCAAGTCTGGCGTAAGTGTAATTTTCATATTTAGTAAGGTGGTAGCCGATGAACCAACCAATTGTTGCCAATAGGAATTGGCGGTGAACccctaaaaaaggaaaataagacAAATGATGATTGTTTTTAGCACACAACATGACAATACTATAATATTAACTTTGCGCTGAAAGCATGaattaaaaatcaaattcaaaactataataaaagagttaaaaaaaaagtataaatatactTTATTACATTGCATATACAGTTTTGGATCTAAAAACAactctgaaaaaaacaatgttgggTGAGTTTATAGCTCATTTTGTGTTTAATAAAACAGATATGACACATGCTATTACTTACACTCTTCTTTGTCTGTCGAGAGTTATTTAAAAGTTTATCTGTATCCATATTATAGTTATAAAGTATGACGCAAGCAGTTTGCGGTTATTTATCAGTTGTTAttttgatttgagacatttgagAGCAGAGCTCTCTACTGCTCTGCtatgaccatagactgtatatagatatatgtatatatctatatacagtctatggctaTGACACAACATGCTGACCTGTTGCTAAggaccacagactgtatgtatatgtatgtgtgtgtatgtgtatatatatatatatatatatatatatat comes from Etheostoma spectabile isolate EspeVRDwgs_2016 chromosome 3, UIUC_Espe_1.0, whole genome shotgun sequence and encodes:
- the ndufc2 gene encoding NADH dehydrogenase [ubiquinone] 1 subunit C2 encodes the protein MGFIPDQGKALPPPAVANRNSVWLAGVGWCSAMLHNAINHRPPLKSGVHRQFLLATIGWFIGYHLTKYENYTYARLDRDMNEYVRLHPEEFAAKEKKTFAEIVEPFHPVR